One cyanobiont of Ornithocercus magnificus DNA segment encodes these proteins:
- a CDS encoding 3-oxoacyl-[acyl-carrier-protein] reductase → MTATMSLAGQTALVTGASRGIGRAVALALAEAGAEVVVNYARSPEAADATVNSIREAGGRAWTLQANVADEEAVNRMINDVLEKSKHLDVLVNNAGITRDGLLMRMKTADWQSVIDLNLSGVFLCSRAAARPMLKQRSGRIINITSVVGLMGNAGQANYAAAKAGVIGFTRSTAREFANRSITVNAVAPGFIATDMTKDLDTGNILNSIPLGCMGTAEQVAGAVRFLAADPAAAYITGQVLQVDGGMVMA, encoded by the coding sequence ATGACAGCAACAATGTCCCTCGCAGGACAGACAGCATTGGTAACTGGTGCCAGCCGCGGCATTGGGCGCGCTGTTGCGCTAGCGCTTGCCGAGGCTGGCGCAGAAGTTGTCGTTAACTACGCCCGTTCTCCTGAAGCAGCTGATGCAACTGTCAACTCAATCAGAGAAGCTGGCGGCCGTGCTTGGACCTTACAAGCCAATGTTGCAGATGAGGAAGCTGTTAATAGGATGATTAATGATGTGCTGGAGAAGAGTAAGCATCTCGACGTACTTGTAAACAATGCAGGAATCACACGTGATGGTCTGCTTATGCGGATGAAGACTGCCGATTGGCAGTCAGTAATTGACCTAAACCTTAGTGGTGTCTTCCTTTGTAGTCGTGCTGCAGCGCGTCCTATGCTTAAGCAAAGAAGCGGTCGTATTATTAACATTACATCTGTTGTGGGTCTGATGGGGAATGCTGGTCAGGCTAATTACGCTGCTGCCAAAGCAGGAGTAATTGGCTTTACCCGTAGTACTGCTAGGGAGTTTGCTAATCGCAGCATAACTGTAAACGCAGTTGCCCCGGGCTTTATCGCCACTGATATGACAAAGGACCTTGATACCGGAAATATCCTTAACTCTATCCCTTTAGGTTGCATGGGCACAGCAGAGCAAGTGGCTGGAGCTGTCCGCTTCTTGGCTGCAGACCCAGCTGCTGCCTATATCACCGGTCAGGTTCTGCAAGTTGATGGAGGTATGGTGATGGCGTAG
- a CDS encoding chaperonin GroEL, with translation MSKLLRFSDDSRGALERGVNALADTVRVTIGPRGRNVVLEKKFGAPDIVNDGVTIAREVELEDPFENLGAKLIQQVAVKTKDKAGDGTTTATILAQSMVEEGLRNTAAGASPTELRRGMEKAVVRLVNSISNCSQPIGGDAIRQVATVSAGGDEEVGQMVAEAMSRVSVDGVITVEESKSLATELEVTEGMAFDRGYSSPYFVTDSDRQICEFENALLLLTDRKISVVSDLVPILEAVQQSGSPLLIIAEEVEGEALATLVVNKNRGTLRVAAVRAPSFGDRRKATLADIAVLTGGTVISEDRAMALDGVKLADLGQARRITISKDTTTIVSNEDHRNAVEARVASIRRELEVTDSDYDREKLSERIAKLAGGVAVIKVGAPTETELRNRKLRIEDALNATRAAVEEGIVAGGGSTLLRLSSDLDSLASDLRGDQRTGVMIVQRAMLAPIRQIAANAGANGDVVINKVLESGKGYNALTNNYEDLLSAGILDAAKVVRLALQDAVSIASLLITTEVVIADRPKPPSATPGGGAAGGDPMGGMGGMGGMGGMGGMGGMGGMGMPGGMM, from the coding sequence ATGTCTAAGCTCCTTCGCTTTTCCGACGACTCTCGTGGTGCACTCGAACGTGGGGTAAACGCCCTGGCAGATACTGTCCGGGTAACTATTGGTCCCCGGGGCCGTAATGTAGTACTCGAAAAAAAGTTCGGGGCTCCCGACATCGTCAACGATGGTGTTACTATAGCGCGTGAGGTAGAGTTAGAAGACCCCTTTGAAAATTTGGGCGCAAAGTTGATCCAGCAGGTAGCAGTAAAAACCAAGGACAAAGCAGGTGATGGAACAACTACTGCTACCATCCTGGCCCAGTCAATGGTTGAAGAAGGGCTACGAAACACTGCTGCTGGTGCTAGCCCTACTGAACTGCGCCGTGGTATGGAAAAGGCAGTTGTCCGACTAGTAAACAGTATAAGTAACTGTAGCCAGCCAATCGGTGGTGATGCGATCCGTCAGGTAGCTACTGTCAGTGCTGGCGGGGACGAAGAGGTCGGTCAGATGGTAGCTGAAGCGATGAGTAGAGTGAGTGTAGACGGTGTGATTACTGTTGAAGAATCTAAGTCTTTGGCAACAGAACTTGAGGTTACCGAAGGTATGGCCTTCGACCGTGGCTATAGCTCTCCATATTTTGTTACTGACAGTGATCGCCAAATCTGCGAGTTCGAAAATGCACTCTTATTGCTGACTGATCGCAAGATAAGTGTTGTGTCAGATTTAGTACCCATACTTGAGGCTGTGCAGCAGAGCGGCTCGCCCTTACTAATAATCGCTGAGGAAGTTGAGGGTGAAGCCTTGGCTACTCTAGTAGTTAATAAGAACCGCGGTACGCTACGCGTAGCTGCTGTCCGCGCACCCTCTTTTGGCGATCGACGTAAGGCAACTCTTGCTGACATCGCTGTACTAACAGGTGGAACTGTAATTAGTGAGGACCGTGCAATGGCCCTTGATGGAGTGAAGTTAGCCGATCTAGGGCAAGCGCGCCGCATTACTATCAGTAAGGATACCACGACTATTGTTTCCAATGAAGATCACCGCAATGCAGTTGAGGCACGTGTAGCCTCTATAAGACGCGAACTCGAAGTAACAGATTCAGACTACGATCGTGAAAAGTTAAGTGAGCGTATCGCTAAACTTGCTGGTGGAGTGGCTGTAATCAAGGTAGGAGCTCCTACTGAAACAGAGCTACGTAACCGCAAGCTTCGCATTGAGGATGCATTGAACGCTACACGGGCAGCTGTTGAAGAAGGCATCGTAGCTGGCGGTGGTAGTACGCTGCTGCGCTTAAGTAGCGATCTTGACAGTCTGGCTTCAGACCTTAGAGGCGATCAGCGTACTGGTGTCATGATTGTACAGCGAGCAATGCTAGCTCCTATTCGCCAAATAGCCGCAAATGCTGGCGCAAATGGTGATGTGGTAATCAATAAGGTGCTAGAAAGTGGCAAAGGATACAATGCACTAACTAATAATTATGAAGATTTACTTAGTGCCGGAATTCTTGATGCAGCTAAAGTTGTGCGTCTGGCACTACAAGATGCGGTTTCAATTGCCTCATTACTAATCACTACTGAAGTAGTGATAGCTGATAGGCCCAAACCTCCTAGTGCTACTCCTGGAGGCGGTGCTGCTGGAGGTGACCCCATGGGAGGTATGGGAGGTATGGGAGGTATGGGAGGTATGGGAGGTATGGGAGGTATGGGAGGTATGGGAATGCCTGGTGGTATGATGTAA
- a CDS encoding putative N-acetylmannosamine-6-phosphate 2-epimerase: MMALPSGNLRGGLIISVQAPEGSPIRDPEVIAAIAEASLLNGAIGVRLEGPEHIGAVRRRCPEALIIGFWKRTYPGSSVYITPCWKEVSAVWSAGADVIALDATSRVRPDGVDFPSLLAQVQSEISAPLMADVDNLEDGLRAAELGCDWIGTTLYGHTGETALQKPPALGLLTALQRELPTRSVLICEGGIGSPTVAQQALLAGAQLVVVGTAITGVDCQVAAYCSAMTAVKT; the protein is encoded by the coding sequence ATGATGGCACTACCATCTGGTAATCTTAGGGGCGGTCTAATTATCTCAGTCCAAGCACCTGAAGGATCGCCTATAAGAGATCCCGAAGTCATTGCTGCTATTGCTGAAGCTAGCTTGCTCAATGGTGCTATTGGGGTCAGGCTTGAGGGCCCAGAACATATAGGCGCAGTACGACGCCGCTGTCCTGAGGCATTGATTATTGGCTTCTGGAAACGTACTTATCCTGGTAGCTCTGTCTACATTACACCATGCTGGAAGGAAGTCTCAGCGGTGTGGTCTGCTGGGGCTGATGTGATTGCCCTAGATGCCACCTCGCGTGTTCGACCTGATGGAGTAGATTTTCCAAGTCTTCTAGCACAGGTTCAGAGCGAGATTAGCGCACCGCTAATGGCAGATGTAGACAACTTAGAAGATGGACTTCGCGCGGCTGAACTTGGTTGTGATTGGATTGGTACAACGCTATATGGGCACACAGGTGAGACAGCCTTGCAGAAACCGCCGGCTTTGGGTCTCCTAACTGCACTTCAACGAGAGCTGCCAACCAGAAGTGTACTGATCTGTGAAGGTGGTATTGGTTCACCCACTGTCGCTCAGCAGGCACTGTTAGCTGGTGCCCAACTAGTTGTGGTTGGCACTGCTATCACTGGTGTAGATTGCCAGGTTGCTGCATATTGTTCTGCTATGACTGCGGTCAAAACATAA
- a CDS encoding transporter has translation MVSPKVSTTTFRSDRSETSAISEVFQETTALTRRLFLQLQRRPSTLIAGVLQPLIWLLLFGALFAKAPEGLLPDGMSYGRFLGAGVVVFTAFSGALNAGLPVMFDREFGFLNRLLVAPLRSRNSIVLASVVYIMGLSLIQSLAIMLMAAALGYGWPGGSGLLLVLLVLLLLVFAFTALSLGLAFALPGHIELIAVIFVTNLPLLFASTALAPLAFMPSWLSWIASLNPLTFAIEPIRAAYIGPLQLAAVVLEAPYGNISGYGCLSVLFCFTLGLFIIIRPLLDRKLS, from the coding sequence ATGGTTAGCCCCAAAGTTAGCACCACTACCTTTAGATCTGATAGATCTGAAACTAGCGCAATAAGCGAGGTCTTCCAAGAAACCACGGCATTGACCCGGAGACTATTCCTTCAACTGCAACGCCGGCCTTCTACACTGATAGCAGGAGTGCTACAGCCACTTATTTGGCTATTGCTTTTCGGAGCTCTCTTTGCTAAAGCACCCGAGGGCTTGCTACCAGATGGTATGAGCTACGGTCGTTTTCTTGGAGCAGGCGTAGTTGTATTCACAGCTTTCAGCGGTGCACTTAATGCTGGACTGCCCGTAATGTTTGACCGGGAGTTTGGGTTCCTTAACCGTCTTCTGGTAGCACCACTGCGCAGTCGCAATTCAATTGTGCTGGCATCTGTTGTTTACATTATGGGACTGAGTTTAATACAGAGCTTGGCAATTATGCTTATGGCTGCTGCATTAGGCTACGGCTGGCCTGGAGGTAGTGGACTGCTGCTAGTACTATTGGTTCTACTGCTATTAGTCTTTGCCTTCACTGCACTGAGCCTTGGACTGGCTTTTGCTCTTCCTGGACACATTGAGCTGATCGCAGTGATTTTCGTCACCAACTTGCCGCTGCTCTTCGCTAGTACGGCACTTGCTCCCCTCGCATTTATGCCTAGCTGGCTCAGTTGGATTGCATCGCTAAATCCCCTCACTTTTGCGATTGAGCCCATCCGAGCCGCCTATATTGGACCTCTTCAACTGGCAGCTGTCGTCCTAGAAGCACCTTATGGAAACATAAGCGGTTATGGCTGTCTAAGTGTTCTCTTTTGTTTTACTCTAGGCCTCTTCATAATTATTAGGCCGCTTCTAGATCGCAAACTTTCCTGA
- a CDS encoding protoheme IX farnesyltransferase produces MASSSLHTTLSADPKVVLLSHHQNRFQLPAWLEIAKPRLIPLLLATTVGGMALSEGWPISSPRLACTLGGGILASAAAGILNCLWEQNLDGRMQRTSSRALPSGRLSPFAAFIGAICCTLAAAVLLVSGVNSLAAGLSLFGLCSYVLLYTALLKPRTHQNIVVGGIAGAIPPLVGAAAASGYIGLGGWWLFTLVMLWTPAHFWALALLLRDDYRAAGIPMLPVVKGTVVTARAIQRYGWATILVSSFGTLALPEGGFFYGLLFLPFNGRLLQAVQTLTEAPDNPKCARAVFRWSILYLFGICLLLVLSRTQQAGILDSQIQILLLSLVKPTTVI; encoded by the coding sequence ATGGCTAGTAGCTCTTTACATACTACACTATCAGCAGATCCCAAGGTGGTGCTTCTCTCCCACCACCAAAACCGCTTTCAGCTTCCCGCTTGGCTAGAGATCGCTAAGCCTCGCCTAATCCCACTACTTTTAGCCACTACTGTTGGTGGGATGGCTCTCAGCGAAGGCTGGCCTATTTCCTCTCCACGCTTGGCCTGTACACTTGGCGGCGGGATACTTGCCTCCGCTGCAGCAGGCATACTCAACTGTTTGTGGGAGCAAAATCTTGACGGCCGCATGCAGCGTACTAGTAGCCGTGCCCTCCCTTCTGGGCGACTATCACCTTTCGCAGCATTCATTGGTGCTATCTGCTGCACATTAGCGGCAGCAGTACTGCTCGTGAGTGGTGTGAATTCTCTAGCTGCCGGCCTTTCGCTGTTTGGACTGTGCAGCTATGTACTGCTGTACACGGCCTTACTCAAGCCGCGTACACACCAAAATATAGTTGTCGGAGGAATAGCTGGGGCGATCCCACCACTGGTTGGTGCAGCAGCAGCGTCAGGATATATAGGACTTGGTGGTTGGTGGCTGTTCACTCTCGTGATGCTTTGGACGCCAGCTCACTTTTGGGCACTTGCCCTGCTATTACGTGACGACTACCGTGCAGCTGGTATTCCAATGCTTCCTGTTGTCAAGGGTACTGTGGTCACCGCGCGAGCAATCCAACGCTATGGCTGGGCTACTATCTTGGTAAGTAGCTTCGGTACACTTGCACTGCCAGAAGGAGGTTTCTTTTATGGCTTACTCTTCCTGCCATTTAATGGGCGCTTGCTGCAAGCAGTGCAAACCCTTACAGAGGCACCGGACAATCCAAAATGTGCAAGAGCGGTTTTCCGCTGGTCAATTCTCTACCTCTTTGGTATCTGCCTCCTTCTGGTCTTGAGCCGTACCCAGCAAGCTGGCATACTCGACTCGCAGATCCAGATACTACTGTTGAGTTTAGTCAAGCCGACCACTGTTATTTAA
- a CDS encoding cytochrome c oxidase assembly protein, which yields MFLLQRVKSKSDLTSSTHNIIRHRLAKLSAHLVVAIIALVVIGGATRVMEAGLACPDWPLCYGSLLPRRQMNVQVFLEWFHRLDAFVVSVVLIVQLSAAIFWQRNLPRWFLWVSASLVVLVALQGFLGALTVTQLLPGSIVSAHLGLALTLVAVVSAATQLLLVPSGSTTPIWWRLGSSVCLLLVLGQCLLGARIATTWSVQRCLIGGEACELLGLHRTVAIGVNALLLLFVSISLAAGGWFRQQWPLLGSLAGLTIAQTVLGVATLYLNLSQPAVTVGHQLVGALLVALAAALAARRPVSSNNHATPAAIADGILLEPCHG from the coding sequence ATGTTTCTCCTTCAGAGAGTAAAGAGTAAGTCTGACTTGACATCATCAACACACAACATCATTCGACATCGCCTTGCCAAACTCTCAGCTCATCTCGTCGTAGCTATCATTGCCCTTGTAGTCATCGGTGGTGCTACTCGAGTAATGGAAGCCGGACTGGCTTGTCCTGATTGGCCTCTGTGCTATGGCTCCTTGTTACCTAGACGGCAAATGAATGTCCAGGTGTTTCTGGAATGGTTCCATCGCCTTGATGCATTTGTTGTCAGTGTGGTCCTGATAGTACAGCTGAGTGCAGCTATTTTTTGGCAGCGCAATCTGCCACGTTGGTTTCTTTGGGTATCCGCTAGCCTTGTGGTGTTAGTAGCATTGCAGGGATTTTTAGGTGCTCTTACAGTAACCCAGTTGCTCCCAGGTAGTATTGTTAGCGCTCACTTAGGTCTGGCATTAACTCTAGTTGCTGTAGTCAGCGCAGCAACCCAGCTTTTATTGGTGCCGTCAGGCTCCACAACTCCAATCTGGTGGCGTCTTGGCAGCTCTGTCTGTCTTCTCTTAGTGTTAGGCCAGTGCTTGTTAGGAGCTCGCATAGCGACTACCTGGTCTGTGCAGCGCTGCTTAATAGGTGGTGAAGCATGTGAACTGCTGGGTTTGCACAGGACTGTTGCGATAGGAGTGAATGCACTCTTGCTTCTGTTTGTGTCTATCTCGCTAGCAGCTGGAGGCTGGTTCCGCCAGCAGTGGCCACTGCTAGGGTCTCTGGCCGGCCTCACCATTGCCCAAACTGTGCTAGGCGTGGCGACTCTCTATCTAAACCTTAGTCAACCAGCTGTAACTGTTGGGCACCAGCTAGTTGGAGCTCTACTTGTAGCCCTGGCAGCAGCCCTGGCAGCCCGTCGACCAGTATCTTCCAATAATCATGCCACACCTGCGGCTATCGCGGATGGCATTTTGCTAGAGCCCTGCCATGGCTAG
- a CDS encoding cytochrome c oxidase subunit II encodes MASLLVSIPAAIVTLVLGMVLVLGGLWTGQNIKLLPVGASLNAPVYDELFRVLFSIGTILFIGVVGLLLFSLVRFRRRPGDLGDGLAMEGNLPLEVFWTAVPAVVIFFVGLYSYDIYDRMGGMMPLNQQGHHTMPTIVTNKRIWGGIGSGSVEAIVPAAAQAPLPVEVTAMQFAFLFHYPRAEIISGELHVPAGRQVDLKLEAKDVIHAFWVPEFRLKQDVIPGQPTLLSFTPMMPGRYPIVCAELCGPYHGSMRSVVVVEEPEIFDEWLRRNSNLPTKA; translated from the coding sequence ATGGCTTCTTTACTTGTGTCAATCCCAGCAGCTATAGTCACGCTTGTGCTGGGCATGGTTCTTGTTCTGGGTGGTCTGTGGACTGGTCAGAACATCAAACTTCTGCCCGTTGGCGCCAGCTTAAATGCACCTGTTTATGACGAGCTTTTTCGTGTGCTCTTCAGCATCGGCACTATCCTTTTCATTGGGGTTGTTGGTCTCTTACTGTTTAGTCTTGTGCGTTTCAGACGGCGTCCGGGCGACTTGGGTGACGGACTTGCGATGGAAGGTAATCTACCTCTCGAAGTTTTTTGGACAGCAGTACCAGCTGTTGTTATCTTTTTTGTCGGCCTCTACAGCTATGACATATACGATCGCATGGGAGGCATGATGCCGCTGAACCAGCAGGGTCATCACACCATGCCGACTATAGTGACCAATAAACGCATCTGGGGTGGTATTGGTTCAGGTTCAGTTGAGGCCATAGTACCAGCAGCAGCTCAAGCACCTCTACCAGTTGAAGTCACAGCTATGCAGTTTGCTTTTCTGTTCCACTACCCTAGGGCTGAAATTATCTCAGGAGAACTGCATGTTCCAGCAGGACGACAGGTAGATCTCAAACTCGAGGCAAAAGACGTGATTCATGCCTTCTGGGTTCCCGAGTTTCGCCTCAAACAAGATGTAATTCCTGGCCAGCCGACACTACTGAGCTTTACTCCCATGATGCCTGGACGTTACCCAATAGTTTGTGCTGAGCTTTGTGGTCCTTACCATGGGAGCATGCGCTCAGTAGTTGTGGTCGAGGAGCCAGAAATTTTTGATGAATGGCTGCGCCGCAATAGTAATTTGCCCACAAAAGCATGA
- a CDS encoding cytochrome c oxidase subunit I — protein sequence MTVAHSNANALDDNPRLQPTNWLRYLSFSTDHKVIGLQYLICGFLFYLVGGALAGAIRVELASPLSNVMPRDTYNQVLTLHGTVMIFLWIVPVVNGAFGNYLIPFYVGARDMAFPRLNAVAFWLIPPAGLMLISSYFFTGAAQSGWTAYPPLSITTPAIGQIIWILSVLLLGGSSILGGINFIVTVLKLRRPRLKMMQLPMYCWAMLGTSILVVLSTPVLAGTLILLSFDIVAHTGFFNPNLGGNVVVYQHLFWFYSHPAVYIMVLPAFGLVSEILPVHCRKPLFGYTTMVYSIMAIVGLGLIVWAHHMFTSGTPPWMRLFFTIATAFIAVPTGVKFFNWLATLWGGRISLNSPVLFSCGFIANFVLGGITGVALAQVPFDIHVHDTYFVVAHFHYIVYGGSVFVIFASVYHWFPKFTGKLLNDKLGHVHFMLTFIGFNLCFAPQHWLGLNGMPRRVAEYDPQFTLVNQVSSVGALLMAISSLPFLWNVVHSAIAGRVAGDNPWQALTPEWLTSSPPPIENWRDDPPLVSEPYGYGTLVSKNQLNLQATTGRDLWNNGR from the coding sequence ATGACTGTCGCTCATTCTAATGCCAACGCTCTAGACGACAATCCACGACTTCAGCCAACAAACTGGCTACGCTATCTAAGCTTTAGCACTGATCATAAAGTAATAGGCTTACAATACTTAATCTGCGGCTTTCTCTTCTATTTAGTCGGTGGTGCCCTGGCTGGTGCGATACGGGTCGAGCTAGCTAGTCCTCTATCTAACGTGATGCCTAGGGATACCTATAATCAGGTGCTAACTCTTCACGGGACTGTAATGATTTTCCTGTGGATTGTCCCTGTAGTCAATGGCGCATTTGGAAATTATCTCATTCCCTTCTATGTAGGGGCGCGGGATATGGCCTTCCCCAGACTTAATGCTGTGGCCTTTTGGTTGATACCACCAGCCGGTCTAATGTTAATTAGCAGTTATTTCTTCACTGGCGCAGCTCAATCAGGCTGGACAGCTTATCCGCCTTTAAGCATCACAACGCCAGCTATTGGACAAATCATCTGGATACTAAGCGTGTTACTGCTCGGAGGTAGCTCGATTCTCGGAGGAATTAACTTTATCGTTACTGTACTAAAACTGCGTCGACCAAGACTAAAGATGATGCAGCTGCCAATGTATTGTTGGGCTATGCTAGGCACAAGTATTCTTGTAGTACTGTCTACACCCGTGTTAGCTGGGACACTTATCTTGCTCAGCTTCGATATCGTTGCACATACAGGATTTTTTAACCCCAATTTGGGTGGCAATGTAGTTGTCTACCAACACCTATTCTGGTTTTACTCCCACCCAGCTGTTTATATTATGGTGTTACCAGCTTTCGGTCTAGTTAGCGAGATACTCCCTGTTCACTGTCGAAAACCACTGTTCGGTTACACGACGATGGTTTATTCAATTATGGCCATTGTTGGTCTTGGGTTAATCGTCTGGGCTCACCACATGTTCACCAGCGGCACGCCACCTTGGATGAGGCTATTTTTCACAATTGCCACAGCTTTCATTGCCGTTCCTACTGGCGTCAAGTTTTTTAACTGGTTAGCCACACTCTGGGGTGGAAGAATATCATTAAATAGCCCGGTGTTGTTTTCATGCGGTTTCATAGCAAACTTTGTTCTCGGTGGTATTACTGGTGTTGCTCTTGCTCAAGTACCGTTTGATATTCACGTTCACGATACCTACTTTGTCGTTGCCCATTTTCATTATATCGTTTATGGCGGTTCAGTCTTTGTGATCTTTGCCTCTGTCTACCATTGGTTTCCTAAATTTACTGGTAAGCTACTAAATGATAAACTAGGTCATGTACACTTTATGCTTACTTTCATCGGCTTCAACCTTTGCTTTGCACCACAGCATTGGCTTGGCCTAAATGGCATGCCGAGGCGAGTAGCTGAGTATGACCCTCAGTTCACTTTGGTCAACCAGGTTAGCAGTGTCGGCGCTCTATTAATGGCTATCAGCAGCTTGCCATTTCTTTGGAATGTGGTACATAGCGCCATTGCTGGAAGGGTTGCTGGTGATAACCCTTGGCAGGCACTTACACCTGAGTGGCTTACTAGTTCTCCTCCTCCAATTGAGAACTGGAGGGATGATCCACCTTTGGTGAGTGAACCTTATGGCTATGGCACACTAGTATCGAAAAATCAACTTAATCTTCAAGCTACTACCGGTCGCGATCTTTGGAACAACGGGCGTTAA
- a CDS encoding heme-copper oxidase subunit III, translating to MEQRALISLTQAEQTESELVVESAEKHGDYRLFGLAIFLAADAMTFAGFFAAYLTFHSVNPLPPGAVYELEMPLPVLNTVLLLVSSATFHRANHWLRCSDMDRCRRLLLLTGALGLAFLTSQMVEYFTLPFGLTDNIYASTFYVVTGFHGLHVTLGAMMILIVWWQARVGDGRVTRGDHFPLEAAELYWHFVDGIWVVLFVILYLI from the coding sequence TTGGAACAACGGGCGTTAATCTCTCTAACGCAAGCAGAACAGACAGAGTCTGAGCTTGTCGTGGAATCAGCCGAAAAGCACGGCGACTATCGTCTATTTGGTCTAGCCATTTTCCTTGCGGCTGATGCTATGACCTTCGCTGGTTTTTTTGCAGCATACCTAACTTTTCACTCCGTAAATCCACTGCCACCGGGAGCAGTTTATGAACTTGAGATGCCGCTACCTGTCCTAAACACAGTGCTACTTCTAGTAAGCAGTGCAACTTTTCACCGCGCAAACCACTGGCTGCGATGCAGTGATATGGACAGGTGCCGTCGTCTACTTCTATTGACAGGTGCGCTCGGCTTAGCCTTTCTGACAAGCCAAATGGTAGAATATTTCACTCTTCCCTTCGGACTAACAGACAATATCTACGCAAGCACGTTCTACGTTGTAACAGGCTTCCATGGCCTGCACGTTACTCTTGGGGCCATGATGATCTTGATTGTCTGGTGGCAAGCGCGTGTGGGTGATGGCCGTGTCACACGTGGGGACCACTTTCCTTTAGAGGCTGCTGAACTCTACTGGCACTTCGTAGATGGCATTTGGGTGGTCCTGTTTGTGATTCTCTACCTCATCTGA
- a CDS encoding transcriptional regulator → MLVGKELLDKARSLSNRPEDEIARGCGYVGPSGRVLRKSFYRALVEAKGYKLPSSVSGIGGQRGRQAEFRTRVHGNGNLLIGHVYTRRLGLEPGQEFRIQLRRDSGSIWLIPLDEVGGEDDS, encoded by the coding sequence ATGCTAGTCGGCAAGGAACTGCTAGACAAAGCCCGTTCGCTCAGTAACCGCCCCGAGGACGAGATTGCAAGGGGTTGCGGCTACGTTGGGCCTAGCGGTCGGGTTCTGCGTAAGAGTTTCTACCGAGCACTCGTGGAGGCGAAGGGCTACAAGCTTCCCTCAAGCGTAAGTGGAATAGGGGGTCAGCGTGGTCGCCAGGCAGAGTTTCGTACTCGCGTTCACGGTAACGGCAACTTGCTAATTGGCCATGTTTATACTCGGCGTCTCGGCCTGGAGCCTGGGCAAGAATTCAGGATTCAGCTGCGAAGAGATTCTGGCTCAATCTGGCTTATTCCACTTGATGAGGTAGGAGGAGAAGACGACAGTTAA
- a CDS encoding riboflavin synthase, which produces MFTGLVQAVGQVSHHGTSIHVQGCGPLGQLQIGDSVAVDGICLTVAAHTQDGFVANVSEETLRRTTLGHKANRGGAVNLEPALRLGDRLGGHLVSGHVDGAGEVTGLKPLPSSWYLQIHWHDPTYGRYICDKASVAVDGISLTVAGCRDQGSVFWLAVIPYTWSHTSLCKLRLGSSVNLEADLMAKYTERLLQSTNTAPESDLTPEWLSYHGWI; this is translated from the coding sequence ATGTTTACAGGGCTAGTGCAAGCGGTAGGACAGGTAAGCCATCATGGAACCAGTATTCATGTACAGGGATGTGGTCCACTCGGGCAGCTACAAATTGGTGACAGCGTTGCTGTAGATGGAATTTGCCTAACCGTAGCCGCACATACCCAGGATGGCTTTGTTGCCAACGTTAGTGAGGAAACATTGCGCCGTACCACCCTTGGTCATAAAGCCAACCGAGGTGGTGCAGTAAATCTGGAACCAGCATTGAGACTTGGTGATCGGCTTGGCGGACATTTGGTGAGCGGACATGTTGATGGTGCTGGTGAGGTTACTGGTCTCAAACCTTTACCGAGCTCCTGGTATCTACAAATCCACTGGCATGATCCAACCTACGGTCGCTACATATGTGATAAAGCTAGTGTGGCTGTTGATGGGATTAGCCTCACAGTTGCTGGCTGCCGCGATCAGGGCAGTGTGTTTTGGCTGGCTGTTATCCCGTACACCTGGAGCCATACATCCCTATGTAAACTTCGTCTTGGTAGTTCAGTTAACCTTGAAGCTGATCTAATGGCAAAGTACACGGAGCGTCTATTACAGAGCACCAACACAGCACCTGAAAGCGATCTTACGCCTGAGTGGCTTAGCTATCATGGTTGGATCTGA